One genomic window of Ottowia oryzae includes the following:
- a CDS encoding glutathione S-transferase N-terminal domain-containing protein: MPQPLLYTFRRCPYAMRARWAIHVAGVAVDQTEVSLRAKPPAMLAASPKATVPVLVLPDGAVIDQSLDIMLWALQQNDPQGWLSPQSGSLADMLAFIAACEREFKPHLDRYKYPSRYTSEWAPGQSEAAFSDQHLACAIAFLQRLAARLAGPGAQAYLFGAPPALADFALVPFVRQLVRHDRPRAVAVVPPAVIAWTDPLLARPDFDAIMRKAPGAG, from the coding sequence ATGCCCCAGCCCTTGCTCTACACCTTTCGCCGCTGCCCGTACGCGATGCGGGCGCGCTGGGCCATTCACGTGGCGGGCGTGGCCGTCGATCAGACCGAAGTCAGCCTGCGCGCCAAGCCGCCCGCCATGCTGGCCGCATCGCCCAAAGCCACCGTGCCGGTGCTGGTGCTGCCCGATGGCGCCGTGATCGACCAAAGCCTGGACATCATGCTGTGGGCGCTGCAGCAGAACGACCCCCAAGGCTGGCTGAGCCCCCAGAGCGGTTCATTGGCCGACATGCTGGCCTTTATCGCAGCCTGCGAGCGCGAATTCAAACCGCACCTCGATCGCTACAAGTACCCCAGTCGTTACACCAGCGAATGGGCGCCAGGCCAGAGCGAGGCGGCGTTCTCTGACCAGCATCTGGCGTGCGCCATCGCATTTTTGCAGCGGCTCGCCGCACGCCTGGCCGGGCCTGGCGCGCAGGCCTACCTGTTCGGCGCACCGCCGGCGCTGGCGGATTTCGCGCTGGTGCCTTTCGTGCGCCAACTGGTTCGGCATGATCGGCCGCGTGCGGTGGCGGTGGTGCCGCCAGCGGTCATCGCCTGGACGGACCCGCTGCTGGCGCGCCCGGATTTCGATGCCATCATGCGCAAGGCGCCCGGCGCCGGCTGA
- a CDS encoding alpha/beta hydrolase family protein, protein MLSSRYEWRSLSRLIAFALGGVMVVWMLWGMVGRMQRGAPGAERDQAVCYGNKLGTAAAREKAIDQGYAIDRSLDCISRASYVAMQAREEAQKAEQRRRTIDEELAARREAERAAQASERQTLSDVRRTFITQVHVANPQPQPLPKPPRTLYERSDYTSGPYTLAAYVTPSPRDRVLHPAIIWLTGGDSNTLGDFWVHGPAGNDQSAQAFRDAGVVMMFPTLRGGNTNPGQRELGLGEVDDVIAAAEHLAKLPYVDPRRIYLGGHSTGGTLALLVAQSTPRFAAVLALGPVGEMGDYGPSYARVDWRSLPPQELAVRSPGRWLDSIRSPTYLIEGQKPPGNLSSLTSMCQKAQAHPMVRCLSVPGHDHYSVVSAVARVAAAQIVVSTGEDFDLRVDQLTALPAPAPAPATATATATAPAASATPAADAER, encoded by the coding sequence ATGCTGTCCAGCCGCTACGAATGGAGATCGCTCAGCCGCCTCATCGCCTTTGCGCTGGGCGGCGTCATGGTGGTGTGGATGTTGTGGGGCATGGTGGGCCGGATGCAGCGCGGCGCACCCGGCGCCGAGCGCGACCAGGCTGTGTGCTACGGCAACAAGCTGGGCACAGCAGCGGCGCGTGAAAAGGCCATCGACCAGGGTTACGCCATCGACCGCAGCCTCGACTGCATCAGCCGCGCCAGTTACGTGGCCATGCAGGCGCGTGAAGAGGCGCAAAAAGCCGAGCAGCGCCGCCGCACCATCGACGAAGAACTGGCCGCACGCCGCGAGGCCGAGCGCGCCGCCCAGGCGTCTGAACGCCAGACGCTGAGCGACGTGCGCCGCACCTTCATCACCCAGGTGCACGTGGCCAACCCGCAGCCGCAGCCCCTGCCCAAGCCGCCCCGCACTCTGTATGAGCGCAGCGACTACACCAGCGGCCCCTATACCCTGGCGGCCTACGTCACGCCCAGCCCGCGCGACCGGGTACTGCACCCGGCCATCATCTGGCTGACCGGGGGCGACAGCAACACGCTGGGCGATTTCTGGGTACACGGCCCCGCGGGCAACGACCAATCGGCCCAGGCTTTTCGCGACGCGGGCGTCGTGATGATGTTTCCCACCCTGCGCGGCGGCAACACCAACCCGGGCCAGCGCGAGCTGGGGCTGGGCGAGGTGGACGACGTGATCGCCGCTGCAGAGCATCTGGCCAAGCTGCCTTACGTGGACCCGCGCCGCATCTACCTGGGCGGGCACAGCACGGGCGGCACGTTGGCGCTGCTGGTGGCGCAAAGCACGCCACGCTTTGCTGCGGTGCTGGCGCTGGGCCCCGTGGGTGAAATGGGCGACTATGGCCCGTCGTACGCGCGAGTGGACTGGCGTTCTCTGCCGCCGCAGGAGCTGGCCGTGCGGTCGCCCGGCCGCTGGCTGGACAGCATCCGCTCGCCCACCTACCTGATCGAGGGCCAAAAGCCGCCCGGCAACCTCAGCAGCCTGACCAGCATGTGCCAGAAGGCGCAGGCGCATCCCATGGTGCGCTGCCTGTCGGTGCCGGGTCACGACCACTACAGCGTGGTGAGCGCCGTGGCGCGGGTGGCGGCCGCGCAGATCGTGGTGTCGACGGGTGAGGACTTCGACCTGCGCGTCGACCAACTCACGGCTCTGCCGGCCCCGGCCCCGGCCCCCGCAACCGCAACCGCAACCGCAACCGCACCCGCCGCCAGCGCCACGCCCGCCGCCGACGCAGAGCGCTGA
- a CDS encoding Tex family protein: MYQLTIPAQIAAELKVREAQVQTAIDLLDGGATVPFIARYRKEATGGLDDVQMRELEARLAYLRELHDRRAAVLKSIDEQGKLTPELRAAIEAAPTKQELEDLYLPYKQKRRTKGQIAREFGIEPLADQLFANPSLDPNEAAKPFVKAEKGEGGEDFTTVPAVLDGVRDILSERWAEDAQLVQGLREWLWAEGLLQSKLASGKNENDPEVAKFRDYFDYDEPIGRVPSHRALAVFRGRQLEILDAKLVLPEADTAPAATKTAATPSLAEGRIALHLGWSHAGRPADDLLRKCVAWTWRVKLSLSTERDLFARLREDAEAVAIKVFGDNLRDLLLAAPAGQKVVMGLDPGIRTGVKVAVVDATGKLVETATVFPHEPRKDWEGSLHTLGKLVAKHGVQLIAIGNGTASRETDKLAGDLIKLVQKMAAAQAGVSLPAIEKVVISEAGASVYSASEYASQELPDVDVSLRGAASIARRLQDPLAELVKIDPKSIGVGQYQHDVNQSELARQLDAVVEDCVNGVGVDLNTASAPLLARVSGLSGTVAKAVVRWREQHGAFDSRQQLLEVSGLGPKTFEQSAGFLRIRGGSNPLDVTGVHPETYPVVEQIIVSTGKPIDQIMGRAELLKPLKPEQFATPQFGAVTVKDILVELEKPGRDPRPDFKVARFNDGVEDIADLREGMVLEGTVSNVAQFGAFVDLGVHQDGLVHVSQLANRFVSDAREVVKTGQIVKVKVLEVDAPRKRISLTMKLDAQAPRRDAPRENRFEGAGRNQRSGQGGRRDSAPAADNQMAAAFAKLQGLRK, from the coding sequence ATGTACCAGCTGACCATTCCCGCCCAGATCGCCGCCGAACTCAAGGTGCGCGAAGCCCAGGTTCAAACCGCCATCGATTTGCTGGACGGCGGCGCCACGGTGCCCTTCATCGCCCGCTACCGCAAGGAAGCTACCGGCGGCCTGGACGACGTGCAGATGCGCGAGCTGGAAGCGCGCCTGGCCTACCTGCGCGAGCTGCATGACCGCCGCGCGGCCGTGCTCAAGAGCATCGACGAGCAGGGCAAGCTCACGCCTGAGTTGCGCGCTGCCATCGAAGCCGCGCCCACCAAGCAAGAGCTGGAAGACCTGTACCTGCCTTACAAGCAAAAGCGCCGCACCAAGGGCCAGATTGCGCGCGAATTCGGCATCGAGCCGCTGGCCGACCAGCTGTTTGCCAACCCGTCGCTGGACCCGAACGAGGCTGCCAAACCCTTTGTGAAGGCCGAAAAGGGCGAGGGCGGCGAAGACTTCACCACCGTGCCCGCTGTGCTGGACGGTGTGCGCGACATCCTCAGCGAACGCTGGGCCGAAGACGCGCAGCTGGTGCAAGGCCTGCGCGAATGGCTGTGGGCCGAGGGCCTGCTGCAAAGCAAACTGGCCAGCGGCAAGAACGAGAACGACCCCGAAGTGGCCAAGTTCCGCGACTACTTCGACTACGACGAGCCCATCGGCCGCGTGCCCAGCCACCGTGCGCTGGCCGTTTTCCGTGGCCGGCAGCTGGAGATTCTGGATGCCAAACTGGTGCTGCCCGAGGCAGATACTGCGCCAGCAGCTACCAAAACCGCAGCAACGCCCAGCCTGGCCGAAGGCCGCATCGCCCTGCACCTGGGCTGGAGCCACGCAGGCCGCCCGGCCGACGACCTGCTGCGCAAATGCGTGGCCTGGACGTGGCGCGTCAAGCTGTCTTTGAGCACCGAGCGCGACCTGTTCGCCCGCCTGCGCGAAGACGCCGAGGCCGTCGCCATCAAGGTGTTTGGCGACAACCTGCGCGATTTGCTGCTGGCCGCCCCCGCCGGGCAAAAGGTGGTGATGGGGCTGGACCCCGGCATCCGCACCGGCGTGAAAGTGGCGGTGGTGGATGCCACCGGCAAGTTGGTCGAGACCGCCACCGTCTTCCCGCATGAGCCGCGCAAGGACTGGGAAGGCAGCCTGCATACGCTGGGCAAGCTGGTCGCCAAGCACGGCGTGCAGCTGATCGCCATCGGCAACGGCACCGCCAGCCGCGAAACCGACAAGCTGGCGGGCGACCTGATCAAATTGGTGCAAAAAATGGCTGCAGCGCAAGCTGGAGTATCGCTGCCAGCTATCGAAAAGGTAGTGATCAGCGAAGCCGGTGCATCCGTCTATAGCGCCAGCGAATACGCCAGCCAAGAATTGCCGGACGTGGACGTCAGCCTGCGCGGCGCCGCCAGCATTGCCCGCCGCCTGCAAGACCCGCTGGCCGAGCTGGTGAAGATCGACCCGAAATCCATCGGCGTGGGTCAGTACCAGCACGACGTGAACCAGAGCGAGCTGGCGCGCCAGCTGGACGCCGTGGTCGAAGACTGCGTGAACGGCGTGGGCGTGGACCTGAACACCGCCAGCGCGCCGCTGCTGGCGCGCGTGTCGGGCCTGTCGGGCACCGTGGCCAAGGCCGTGGTGCGCTGGCGCGAACAGCATGGCGCGTTCGACAGCCGCCAGCAGCTGCTGGAAGTCAGCGGCCTGGGGCCCAAGACCTTTGAGCAGAGCGCGGGTTTTTTGCGCATTCGCGGCGGCAGCAACCCGCTGGACGTGACCGGCGTGCACCCTGAGACGTACCCGGTGGTTGAACAAATCATCGTCAGCACGGGCAAGCCCATCGACCAGATCATGGGCCGCGCCGAGCTGCTCAAGCCGCTCAAGCCCGAGCAGTTCGCCACGCCACAGTTTGGCGCGGTGACGGTGAAGGACATCCTGGTCGAGCTGGAAAAGCCCGGCCGCGACCCGCGCCCGGATTTCAAGGTGGCGCGCTTCAACGACGGCGTGGAAGACATTGCCGATCTGCGTGAAGGCATGGTGCTGGAAGGCACCGTGAGCAACGTGGCGCAGTTTGGCGCGTTCGTCGACCTGGGCGTGCACCAGGACGGGCTGGTGCACGTCAGCCAGCTGGCCAACCGCTTCGTGAGTGACGCGCGCGAAGTGGTGAAAACCGGCCAGATCGTGAAGGTGAAGGTGCTGGAGGTGGACGCGCCGCGCAAGCGCATCAGCCTGACCATGAAGCTGGACGCGCAAGCGCCGCGCCGTGACGCGCCGCGCGAAAACCGCTTTGAAGGCGCCGGGCGCAACCAGCGCAGCGGGCAGGGCGGGCGCCGCGACAGCGCCCCCGCTGCCGACAACCAGATGGCCGCCGCCTTCGCCAAGCTGCAAGGTTTGCGGAAATAG
- a CDS encoding sensor histidine kinase: MPAEATSVGRIGRVDWAFGLAACSWAALLALAVWQEHAEKTSNLTTVVLIQLCLLAAERFFLLVSGCWRGWGRMVWVAHCVALVAWATWLPHSGSGAAEKHVPLGLLGVNVAFVLALGIVMGLRAWRSGALRAWAALLVAVPLSLILLGELRQAAAAPPGVPSALLPVVGLQLGLLWLAVRRAAHWRAAAESPGDEAAGAASAQQSRLAQDLHDGVGSHLTSIIASLDNGTLEQRQTAASLQHCLLELKLLVDGADFDGSVLGHLANLRYRTQPLLDAAGITLRWDVQEAEALEQLPRHAAVQVLRIAQEALANVIRHSGARSVLVRCRLRGEAGREVLALDVLDDGQGMPRRPKAAAPSAGASRPGQGLRSMHTRAARLGGRLRVQSVRGQGTCVQLRLPLAAPEGASGF, from the coding sequence ATGCCCGCCGAAGCTACTTCGGTGGGACGGATCGGCCGGGTGGACTGGGCCTTTGGGCTGGCGGCGTGCAGCTGGGCCGCGCTGTTGGCGCTCGCCGTTTGGCAAGAGCATGCCGAGAAAACCTCCAACCTCACCACGGTGGTGCTGATCCAACTGTGCCTGCTGGCGGCCGAACGGTTCTTTCTGCTGGTGTCCGGCTGCTGGCGCGGGTGGGGCCGCATGGTTTGGGTGGCGCACTGCGTTGCCTTGGTGGCCTGGGCGACCTGGCTGCCGCACAGCGGCTCGGGCGCAGCGGAGAAGCATGTTCCGCTCGGGCTCTTGGGTGTGAACGTGGCCTTCGTGCTGGCGTTGGGCATCGTCATGGGCTTGCGCGCGTGGCGAAGCGGCGCCCTGCGGGCCTGGGCGGCGCTGCTGGTGGCGGTGCCGCTGTCCTTGATCTTGCTGGGCGAATTGCGGCAGGCGGCCGCCGCGCCTCCTGGCGTGCCCAGCGCGCTGCTGCCCGTGGTGGGCCTCCAGCTGGGTTTGCTGTGGCTCGCCGTGCGGCGGGCCGCGCATTGGCGCGCTGCTGCCGAAAGCCCCGGCGATGAGGCTGCCGGGGCCGCATCGGCCCAACAAAGCCGGCTGGCGCAGGACTTGCACGACGGCGTGGGCTCTCACCTGACGTCCATCATCGCTTCGCTGGACAACGGCACGTTGGAGCAGCGGCAGACCGCCGCTTCGCTGCAGCACTGCCTGCTGGAACTCAAGCTGCTGGTCGACGGCGCCGACTTCGACGGCTCTGTGCTGGGTCACCTGGCCAACCTGCGCTACAGAACACAGCCCCTGCTGGACGCCGCAGGCATCACCCTGCGCTGGGACGTGCAGGAAGCCGAGGCGCTGGAGCAACTGCCGCGCCACGCCGCAGTGCAGGTACTGCGCATCGCGCAAGAAGCGCTGGCCAATGTGATTCGCCATTCCGGCGCCCGCTCGGTGCTGGTGCGCTGCCGCCTGCGCGGCGAAGCTGGCCGTGAAGTGCTGGCGCTGGATGTCCTGGACGATGGGCAGGGCATGCCGCGGCGCCCGAAGGCGGCGGCGCCATCGGCCGGCGCAAGCCGACCGGGCCAGGGCTTGCGCAGCATGCACACGCGCGCGGCGCGGCTGGGTGGGCGCCTGCGCGTGCAGTCGGTGCGGGGGCAGGGCACGTGCGTGCAACTGCGGCTGCCGCTGGCCGCACCCGAAGGCGCCTCGGGCTTCTAG
- a CDS encoding LuxR C-terminal-related transcriptional regulator — translation MSVNVNAAVTHGLPASSAAHLSIPGNIPWPDFLIGQPDQPVRVLLIDDDPHIRRVIAQELLADPRVILVGQASSMREGKRLVSQHAFDVMLVDLNLGDGTGFQLIEFMKSIRPVAEAVVVSAMEDEEHAIHAFELGATGYLIKNSWFGNFAQAVLQVVNGGASVTPNLARRLLRRLDKDGPGARHGCLSARSSGGLEALSAREREILRLVAVGHTSSEIGVRLSISAQTVNSHIKNVYRKLQVRSRAQAVTLASTYGILY, via the coding sequence ATGAGCGTTAACGTCAACGCCGCCGTCACGCACGGCCTGCCAGCCAGCTCTGCAGCCCACCTGTCGATCCCCGGCAACATCCCCTGGCCTGACTTCCTGATCGGCCAGCCCGATCAGCCCGTGCGCGTGCTGCTGATTGACGACGACCCGCACATTCGCCGCGTGATTGCGCAAGAGTTGCTGGCCGACCCCCGGGTGATCCTGGTTGGGCAGGCCAGTTCCATGCGCGAGGGCAAGCGCCTGGTGTCGCAGCACGCCTTCGATGTGATGCTGGTGGACCTGAACCTGGGCGACGGCACCGGCTTTCAGTTGATCGAGTTCATGAAGTCCATCCGCCCGGTGGCCGAGGCGGTGGTCGTATCGGCCATGGAAGACGAAGAGCACGCGATTCATGCGTTCGAGCTTGGCGCGACCGGCTACCTGATCAAGAACTCCTGGTTCGGCAACTTTGCGCAGGCGGTGCTGCAAGTCGTCAACGGGGGCGCCTCGGTCACGCCCAACCTGGCGCGCCGCCTGCTGCGCCGCCTGGACAAGGACGGACCCGGTGCCCGCCACGGCTGCTTGAGTGCGCGATCATCCGGCGGGCTGGAAGCGCTTTCGGCGCGTGAGCGCGAAATCCTTCGCCTGGTCGCGGTGGGCCATACCAGCTCAGAGATCGGCGTGCGGCTCAGCATCAGCGCGCAGACCGTCAATTCGCACATCAAGAACGTGTACCGCAAGCTGCAGGTCCGCAGCCGCGCGCAGGCGGTCACGTTGGCTTCGACCTACGGCATCCTTTACTGA
- a CDS encoding DUF4384 domain-containing protein: protein MRSHLASPEPETTSTPSRGRRLLAALGILAALAGCATPLDARKDTAYQQNAAVANHPVVRPTRSVSSFSESLTCMDRMLREAQLPTTLITSKQFIDFSGKVPVATKDMIATALSQMSRLSNAFRFVDFEVDIARQDTVQNLTTILLNNNQMQLQRPALYVSGAIAFVDQTVISNTNDAGLSGPRVDLGYSRSRTATIIGLEVHLGDFRTRTLIPGLDSANEVTTGSGGQGVDVGGRIGTYGVKLNVGRDYVIGTGAALRTLVDLAMIEIVGKWARVPYWQCLTLDQAHPHFQRVMQDWYAESGASGQFQLVKASLVAQGYVPRESEAMSATHPLMRRALGRFQADHGLAVNGVIDFPTYEAALNSFVALDDTGAFTRIGWTSSGPQHVATADGTTAPAIGLTTAAPWLIDLQIENPQPAGERPAFTEGEQIFLSATVTKASHLYCYYADAAGGVMRLLPNALQPHSLVSANQAIRIPDWMAPSPGFILDAGRPGTEGVICIATEQDVAPMLPAELQASALTPLKNVAGTQGVLEGFAAAAGPNGHVSQVIQWTVQPRRPPPPAPMAAPGAGAGAGTGAGASATMAGAAAAQQRPPQPDRR from the coding sequence ATGAGATCGCACCTTGCTTCGCCAGAGCCAGAGACCACTTCAACGCCTTCCCGCGGGCGAAGACTGCTGGCCGCGCTGGGCATTCTGGCCGCCCTCGCCGGCTGCGCAACGCCACTGGACGCGCGCAAGGACACGGCCTACCAGCAAAACGCCGCCGTCGCTAACCATCCGGTGGTGCGGCCCACGCGCTCGGTGTCTAGCTTTTCAGAATCACTGACCTGCATGGACCGCATGCTGCGCGAGGCGCAGTTGCCCACCACGCTGATCACCAGCAAGCAGTTCATCGATTTCTCCGGCAAGGTGCCGGTGGCCACCAAGGACATGATCGCCACCGCGTTGTCGCAGATGTCGCGGCTCAGCAATGCCTTTCGCTTCGTCGACTTCGAGGTGGACATCGCCCGCCAGGACACGGTGCAGAACCTGACCACCATCCTGCTCAACAACAACCAGATGCAACTGCAGCGCCCTGCGCTGTACGTGTCGGGCGCGATTGCGTTTGTCGACCAGACCGTCATCAGCAACACCAACGACGCCGGCTTGTCTGGCCCGCGCGTGGATCTGGGCTACAGCCGGTCGCGCACCGCCACCATCATCGGGCTGGAGGTGCACCTGGGCGACTTTCGCACGCGCACGCTGATCCCCGGCCTGGATTCCGCCAACGAAGTGACCACCGGCAGCGGCGGCCAGGGCGTGGACGTGGGCGGGCGCATCGGCACCTACGGGGTGAAGCTGAACGTGGGGCGCGACTACGTCATCGGCACCGGCGCGGCACTGCGCACGCTGGTGGATCTGGCCATGATCGAGATCGTGGGCAAATGGGCGCGCGTGCCCTACTGGCAATGCCTGACGCTGGACCAGGCCCACCCGCACTTCCAGCGCGTCATGCAGGACTGGTACGCCGAAAGCGGCGCCAGCGGGCAGTTTCAACTGGTCAAGGCGTCGCTGGTGGCGCAGGGTTATGTGCCCCGAGAGTCCGAAGCCATGTCTGCCACGCATCCGCTCATGCGGCGGGCGCTGGGCCGGTTCCAGGCCGATCACGGCTTGGCGGTGAATGGCGTGATCGACTTCCCCACCTATGAAGCGGCCCTGAACAGCTTCGTGGCGCTGGACGACACGGGCGCGTTCACCCGCATCGGTTGGACCAGCAGCGGCCCGCAGCACGTGGCCACCGCCGACGGCACTACCGCGCCCGCCATCGGCCTGACCACCGCCGCGCCCTGGCTGATTGATCTGCAGATCGAAAACCCGCAGCCAGCGGGCGAGCGCCCGGCGTTCACCGAAGGCGAGCAGATTTTCCTGTCGGCCACCGTCACCAAGGCTTCGCACCTGTATTGCTACTACGCGGACGCGGCCGGCGGCGTGATGCGCCTGCTGCCCAACGCGCTGCAGCCGCATTCCCTGGTGTCGGCCAACCAGGCGATCCGGATTCCGGACTGGATGGCGCCCAGCCCCGGCTTCATCCTGGACGCGGGCCGGCCAGGCACCGAGGGCGTGATCTGCATTGCCACCGAACAAGACGTGGCCCCCATGCTGCCCGCAGAACTGCAGGCCAGCGCCCTCACCCCGCTGAAGAACGTGGCGGGCACGCAAGGCGTACTGGAAGGGTTTGCCGCCGCGGCGGGGCCGAACGGCCATGTGTCGCAGGTCATCCAGTGGACGGTGCAACCGCGCCGCCCGCCGCCCCCGGCGCCCATGGCGGCCCCAGGTGCTGGTGCAGGCGCGGGCACCGGTGCGGGCGCATCGGCCACGATGGCGGGCGCGGCGGCTGCGCAGCAGCGCCCGCCCCAACCGGATCGGCGCTAG
- a CDS encoding tetratricopeptide repeat protein, whose amino-acid sequence MKPPQAAAAFTAIALALLACAAFSQGASARTRATGVDDVQAPPPAQERLEPAPTELPRLDAAPTAAPTVAPRPLRDQPRIVSPPINRDSIAPREGASAVAVDRELRRLTRAAEAPRAVGSTVASAQAAWTLGLIYLHGAGVRRDPALAQRWFEQAARYGRQPLAFAGLAWCALDGCTGPPDAAAAARAIEALRPRYPARADFLQWVLLKRQTPLQIAKPGANQDQVLELPQRQLLERAAAAGDMHANIELGMDAVSREQFDQAAQYFRRAAPHSLAARQNLEQLALRGSSPIQPPASPTLSPAAAEALASARKYHRGQGVPANFVEAIRYYQLAAARGSVEAQRMLALISSRPIPGGGFNPAWMQQLAYVDVATVIPTVGVLGTTHLLHREPTPVFDLLPPFWRSQMAQVSR is encoded by the coding sequence ATGAAGCCGCCCCAAGCTGCCGCCGCCTTCACCGCGATTGCGCTTGCGCTGCTGGCGTGCGCGGCATTCAGCCAAGGCGCCAGCGCACGCACCCGCGCCACCGGCGTGGATGATGTGCAGGCGCCGCCCCCCGCGCAGGAACGCCTCGAACCCGCGCCTACCGAGTTGCCGCGGCTGGATGCGGCACCGACCGCGGCGCCTACCGTGGCACCGCGGCCGCTGCGCGACCAACCCCGCATCGTCTCGCCCCCGATCAACCGCGATTCGATAGCGCCCCGCGAAGGTGCATCGGCGGTTGCCGTTGATCGCGAACTTCGCCGCCTGACGCGCGCTGCCGAAGCACCCCGCGCCGTGGGCAGCACGGTCGCATCCGCCCAGGCCGCCTGGACGCTGGGGCTGATCTACCTGCATGGCGCGGGCGTTCGGCGCGATCCGGCGCTGGCGCAGCGTTGGTTTGAACAAGCGGCGCGCTACGGCCGCCAGCCGCTGGCCTTCGCAGGGCTGGCGTGGTGCGCACTGGATGGCTGCACCGGGCCGCCGGACGCCGCAGCAGCGGCGCGCGCCATTGAAGCGCTGCGGCCGCGCTACCCCGCGCGCGCCGATTTCCTGCAATGGGTGCTGCTCAAACGCCAAACGCCTTTGCAGATCGCCAAGCCGGGCGCCAACCAGGATCAGGTGCTGGAGCTGCCCCAGCGCCAGCTGCTTGAGCGCGCCGCCGCCGCAGGCGACATGCACGCCAATATCGAGCTGGGCATGGACGCCGTCTCGCGCGAGCAGTTCGACCAGGCCGCGCAGTACTTCCGCCGTGCGGCGCCGCATTCGCTGGCGGCCAGGCAGAACCTGGAGCAGCTGGCGCTGCGCGGCAGCAGCCCGATCCAGCCGCCCGCCTCGCCCACCCTCAGCCCCGCCGCCGCAGAGGCGCTGGCCAGCGCGCGCAAGTACCACCGCGGCCAAGGCGTGCCCGCCAACTTCGTCGAGGCGATTCGCTACTACCAGTTGGCCGCCGCGCGCGGCAGCGTGGAGGCGCAGCGCATGCTGGCGCTGATCAGCTCGCGGCCCATACCGGGCGGCGGCTTCAACCCCGCCTGGATGCAACAGCTGGCCTACGTGGACGTGGCCACCGTCATTCCCACCGTGGGCGTGCTGGGCACCACCCATCTGCTGCACCGAGAGCCGACGCCGGTGTTCGATCTGCTGCCGCCGTTCTGGCGCAGCCAAATGGCGCAGGTTTCGCGCTAG
- a CDS encoding metallophosphoesterase family protein, giving the protein MILHLTDPHFGTERPEVVQGLLALAEHRRPRLIVVSGDITQRARSGQFAAAHRFLNQLCAASGVDPRAGMLVIPGNHDLPLFNLPIRLADPYGPYARWFGSQLEPTVAGDGVCLLGVNATRPWRHKHGELSSAQIARVADRLGRCDANALKVIVTHQPLFAVEADDLNDLVRGHCVARRRWAEAGADLLLAGHTHQSFVAPLPAPLNGTWVVQTGTAVSRRTRDRVPNSVHLIRHRDMPAGQRACVERWDWDGATAFQPTAETVIPAR; this is encoded by the coding sequence ATGATCCTGCACCTGACGGACCCGCATTTCGGCACCGAGCGGCCCGAAGTGGTTCAGGGCCTGCTGGCCTTGGCTGAGCATCGGCGCCCACGGCTGATCGTGGTGTCTGGCGACATCACGCAGCGTGCCCGAAGCGGTCAGTTCGCGGCCGCGCACCGGTTTTTGAACCAGCTGTGTGCGGCGTCTGGCGTTGATCCGCGCGCGGGCATGCTGGTAATTCCCGGCAACCACGATTTGCCGCTTTTCAACCTGCCCATCCGCCTGGCCGACCCGTACGGCCCGTACGCGCGGTGGTTTGGCAGCCAGCTTGAGCCAACCGTGGCGGGTGACGGGGTCTGCCTGCTGGGGGTGAACGCCACGCGGCCGTGGCGGCACAAGCACGGCGAGCTTTCCAGCGCGCAGATCGCCCGCGTGGCGGACAGGCTTGGCCGATGTGACGCCAACGCCTTGAAAGTTATCGTCACCCACCAGCCACTGTTCGCCGTCGAGGCCGACGACCTGAATGACCTGGTGCGCGGGCACTGCGTGGCGCGCCGGCGCTGGGCCGAGGCGGGGGCGGATCTGCTTCTGGCGGGCCACACGCACCAGTCGTTCGTTGCTCCTTTGCCAGCGCCACTGAATGGCACCTGGGTGGTGCAGACCGGCACAGCCGTGTCGCGCCGCACGCGCGACCGGGTGCCCAACAGCGTGCACCTGATCCGCCACCGCGACATGCCCGCCGGGCAGCGGGCGTGTGTTGAGCGCTGGGATTGGGACGGCGCCACGGCGTTTCAACCCACGGCCGAGACGGTGATTCCGGCGCGTTGA